Proteins from a genomic interval of Arachis hypogaea cultivar Tifrunner chromosome 10, arahy.Tifrunner.gnm2.J5K5, whole genome shotgun sequence:
- the LOC112715622 gene encoding uncharacterized protein isoform X1: protein MASQNEGTKQMNSEGNPKRKRLRTLSQIESQRSPLKMRSPVKNSGKIQFTSAYALLKQFQIKREHVLAVCGDSSKHETRKKGKMSTKKVTRVGDEGQSKMPTKKITNNKDKVINEDEGQIKMPTKKSIEENHVVNMKANEHEALGGKKLTRKKVPMKNSKAEDGKANMNSNDGDGQSKKPTDKKMLMKKSNEEDGNEEEQHKIESLIPAMTLDEFFKKYGISLDENDEEYEYDNDDHNPSVGDSSDSQHVIFEIGTKRKKARGPTQLKHIHAMETPIELTWYNGRPIGPTKTQVQLFSRFLGTLARNSNLVTLLYTNWQAVSSETKTSMLDYAKSKYNIPSDAEPWVIDTIGEAWKQFKKRIKKCHYTPYSSFREMMKNRPMTIPELHFRKLVQFWRLDISKVISDINRENRSKQKWNHRMGPVSFELVRAELRAKKEDNEDPSQAEMFVVTRTNKKGETDSGTQETIDHIQNLKQAGYSDDDAVQTVFGKERHGRVRFYGRSVTKSSLKKDKQIRQMQQQHTEVFSTMEKNQTNLTSKLDGLTNLIKTLLQQVNPGMSAEQVQVMIEAAQQSPPDASSAPNDARRSIPPSLGSNHVSKDFEQEDMM, encoded by the exons GATGAACAGTGAAGGAAATCCCAAAAGAAAAAGGCTCAGGACCCTTTCACAAATAGAGTCACAAAGAAGTCCCTTGAAGATGAGGAGTCCAgtaaaaaattcaggaaaaattCAATTCACAAGTGCTTATGCATTGCTGAAACAATTTCAAATCAAAAGGGAACATGTTCTAGCTGTATGTGGGGATAGTAGCAAACATGAGACAAGGAAAAAGGGCAAGATGTCAACAAAGAAGGTGACAAGAGTTGGCGATGAAGGTCAAAGCAAAATGCCAACCAAGAAGATAACAAACAACAAGGACAAGGTGATCAATGAAGATGAGGGTCAAATCAAGATGCCAACGAAGAAATCCATAGAAGAAAATCATGTAGTCAATATGAAAGCCAATGAACATGAGGCCCTAGGTGGGAAGAAGCTGACTAGGAAGAAGGTGCCAATGAAGAATTCAAAGGCGGAAGATGGTAAAGCCAATATGAATTCCAATGACGGTGACGGTCAAAGCAAGAAGCCGACCGATAAGAAGATGCTAATGAAGAAATCAAATGAAGAAGATGGCAACGAAGAAGAACAACACAAGATTGAGTCTCTTATCCCAGCTATGACTCtagatgaattcttcaaaaaatATGGGATATCATTGGACGAAAACGATGAAGAATATGAATATGATAATGATGATCACAATCCAAGTGTTGGGGATAGTAGTGACAGTCAACACG TGATATTCGAAATAGGTACTAAAAGGAAAAAAGCTCGTGGTCCCACCCAACTCAAGCATATTCATGCCATGGAGACTCCAATAGAGTTAACATGGTACAATGGCAGACCCATAGGCCCAACAAAGACACAAGTTCAACTATTTAGTCGGTTCTTGGGCACACTTGCAAGAAACTCTAATTTGGTCACCTTATTATATACTAATTGGCAAGCTGTGTCAAGTGAGACTAAAACTTCAATGTTGGATTATGCAAAG TCTAAATATAACATTCCTAGTGATGCTGAGCCTTGGGTGATAGATACCATCGGAGAAGCATGGAAGCAATTTAAGAAACGCATAAAAAAATGTCACTATACACCATACAGCTCATTCAGAGAGATGATGAAAAATCGTCCAATGACTATACCTGAActgcattttcgaaaattagttcaattttggAGGCTTGATATCAGCAAA GTTATTTCTGACATAAATCGTGAAAACAGATCCAAGCAAAAATGGAATCATCGAATGGGTCCAGTTAGTTTTGAGTTAGTGCGGGCTGAATTG CGTGCAAAGAAAGAGGACAACGAAGATCCATCACAAGCTGAGATGTTTGTTGTAACTCGTACAAACAAAAAAGGAGAGACTGATTCAGGAACACAAGAGACGATT GATCATATTCAAAATTTGAAACAAGCAGGATACAGTGATGATGATGCAGTTCAAACAGTTTTTGGAAAGGAAAGACATGGTAGAGTTCGTTTCTATGGTCGATCAGTCACAAAATCCTCTCTTAAAAAGGATAAGCAGATCCGACAAATGCAACAACAACATACTGAAGTGTTTTCAACTATGGAGAAAAATCAAACTAACTTAACTTCCAAGTTGGATGGTTTAACAAACTTGATTAAAACGTTGTTGCAACAAGTCAATCCTGGTATGAGTGCAGAACAAGTGCAAGTAATGATAGAAGCCGCCCAACAATCTCCACCTGATGCGAGTAGTGCACCAAATGATGCGCGGCGAAGCATTCCTCCTTCACTTGGATCGAACCATGTATCAAAGGATTTCGAA caGGAAGACATGATGTGA
- the LOC112715622 gene encoding uncharacterized protein isoform X6 yields MASQNEGTKQMNSEGNPKRKRLRTLSQIESQRSPLKMRSPVKNSGKIQFTSAYALLKQFQIKREHVLAVCGDSSKHETRKKGKMSTKKVTRVGDEGQSKMPTKKITNNKDKVINEDEGQIKMPTKKSIEENHVVNMKANEHEALGGKKLTRKKVPMKNSKAEDGKANMNSNDGDGQSKKPTDKKMLMKKSNEEDGNEEEQHKIESLIPAMTLDEFFKKYGISLDENDEEYEYDNDDHNPSVGDSSDSQHVIFEIGTKRKKARGPTQLKHIHAMETPIELTWYNGRPIGPTKTQVQLFSRFLGTLARNSNLVTLLYTNWQAVSSETKTSMLDYAKSKYNIPSDAEPWVIDTIGEAWKQFKKRIKKCHYTPYSSFREMMKNRPMTIPELHFRKLVQFWRLDISKRAKKEDNEDPSQAEMFVVTRTNKKGETDSGTQETIDHIQNLKQAGYSDDDAVQTVFGKERHGRVRFYGRSVTKSSLKKDKQIRQMQQQHTEVFSTMEKNQTNLTSKLDGLTNLIKTLLQQVNPGMSAEQVQVMIEAAQQSPPDASSAPNDARRSIPPSLGSNHVSKDFEQEDMM; encoded by the exons GATGAACAGTGAAGGAAATCCCAAAAGAAAAAGGCTCAGGACCCTTTCACAAATAGAGTCACAAAGAAGTCCCTTGAAGATGAGGAGTCCAgtaaaaaattcaggaaaaattCAATTCACAAGTGCTTATGCATTGCTGAAACAATTTCAAATCAAAAGGGAACATGTTCTAGCTGTATGTGGGGATAGTAGCAAACATGAGACAAGGAAAAAGGGCAAGATGTCAACAAAGAAGGTGACAAGAGTTGGCGATGAAGGTCAAAGCAAAATGCCAACCAAGAAGATAACAAACAACAAGGACAAGGTGATCAATGAAGATGAGGGTCAAATCAAGATGCCAACGAAGAAATCCATAGAAGAAAATCATGTAGTCAATATGAAAGCCAATGAACATGAGGCCCTAGGTGGGAAGAAGCTGACTAGGAAGAAGGTGCCAATGAAGAATTCAAAGGCGGAAGATGGTAAAGCCAATATGAATTCCAATGACGGTGACGGTCAAAGCAAGAAGCCGACCGATAAGAAGATGCTAATGAAGAAATCAAATGAAGAAGATGGCAACGAAGAAGAACAACACAAGATTGAGTCTCTTATCCCAGCTATGACTCtagatgaattcttcaaaaaatATGGGATATCATTGGACGAAAACGATGAAGAATATGAATATGATAATGATGATCACAATCCAAGTGTTGGGGATAGTAGTGACAGTCAACACG TGATATTCGAAATAGGTACTAAAAGGAAAAAAGCTCGTGGTCCCACCCAACTCAAGCATATTCATGCCATGGAGACTCCAATAGAGTTAACATGGTACAATGGCAGACCCATAGGCCCAACAAAGACACAAGTTCAACTATTTAGTCGGTTCTTGGGCACACTTGCAAGAAACTCTAATTTGGTCACCTTATTATATACTAATTGGCAAGCTGTGTCAAGTGAGACTAAAACTTCAATGTTGGATTATGCAAAG TCTAAATATAACATTCCTAGTGATGCTGAGCCTTGGGTGATAGATACCATCGGAGAAGCATGGAAGCAATTTAAGAAACGCATAAAAAAATGTCACTATACACCATACAGCTCATTCAGAGAGATGATGAAAAATCGTCCAATGACTATACCTGAActgcattttcgaaaattagttcaattttggAGGCTTGATATCAGCAAA CGTGCAAAGAAAGAGGACAACGAAGATCCATCACAAGCTGAGATGTTTGTTGTAACTCGTACAAACAAAAAAGGAGAGACTGATTCAGGAACACAAGAGACGATT GATCATATTCAAAATTTGAAACAAGCAGGATACAGTGATGATGATGCAGTTCAAACAGTTTTTGGAAAGGAAAGACATGGTAGAGTTCGTTTCTATGGTCGATCAGTCACAAAATCCTCTCTTAAAAAGGATAAGCAGATCCGACAAATGCAACAACAACATACTGAAGTGTTTTCAACTATGGAGAAAAATCAAACTAACTTAACTTCCAAGTTGGATGGTTTAACAAACTTGATTAAAACGTTGTTGCAACAAGTCAATCCTGGTATGAGTGCAGAACAAGTGCAAGTAATGATAGAAGCCGCCCAACAATCTCCACCTGATGCGAGTAGTGCACCAAATGATGCGCGGCGAAGCATTCCTCCTTCACTTGGATCGAACCATGTATCAAAGGATTTCGAA caGGAAGACATGATGTGA
- the LOC112715622 gene encoding uncharacterized protein isoform X4 — protein sequence MASQNEGTKQMNSEGNPKRKRLRTLSQIESQRSPLKMRSPVKNSGKIQFTSAYALLKQFQIKREHVLAVCGDSSKHETRKKGKMSTKKVTRVGDEGQSKMPTKKITNNKDKVINEDEGQIKMPTKKSIEENHVVNMKANEHEALGGKKLTRKKVPMKNSKAEDGKANMNSNDGDGQSKKPTDKKMLMKKSNEEDGNEEEQHKIESLIPAMTLDEFFKKYGISLDENDEEYEYDNDDHNPSVGDSSDSQHVIFEIGTKRKKARGPTQLKHIHAMETPIELTWYNGRPIGPTKTQVQLFSRFLGTLARNSNLVTLLYTNWQAVSSETKTSMLDYAKSKYNIPSDAEPWVIDTIGEAWKQFKKRIKKCHYTPYSSFREMMKNRPMTIPELHFRKLVQFWRLDISKVISDINRENRSKQKWNHRMGPVSFELRAKKEDNEDPSQAEMFVVTRTNKKGETDSGTQETIDHIQNLKQAGYSDDDAVQTVFGKERHGRVRFYGRSVTKSSLKKDKQIRQMQQQHTEVFSTMEKNQTNLTSKLDGLTNLIKTLLQQVNPGMSAEQVQVMIEAAQQSPPDASSAPNDARRSIPPSLGSNHVSKDFEQEDMM from the exons GATGAACAGTGAAGGAAATCCCAAAAGAAAAAGGCTCAGGACCCTTTCACAAATAGAGTCACAAAGAAGTCCCTTGAAGATGAGGAGTCCAgtaaaaaattcaggaaaaattCAATTCACAAGTGCTTATGCATTGCTGAAACAATTTCAAATCAAAAGGGAACATGTTCTAGCTGTATGTGGGGATAGTAGCAAACATGAGACAAGGAAAAAGGGCAAGATGTCAACAAAGAAGGTGACAAGAGTTGGCGATGAAGGTCAAAGCAAAATGCCAACCAAGAAGATAACAAACAACAAGGACAAGGTGATCAATGAAGATGAGGGTCAAATCAAGATGCCAACGAAGAAATCCATAGAAGAAAATCATGTAGTCAATATGAAAGCCAATGAACATGAGGCCCTAGGTGGGAAGAAGCTGACTAGGAAGAAGGTGCCAATGAAGAATTCAAAGGCGGAAGATGGTAAAGCCAATATGAATTCCAATGACGGTGACGGTCAAAGCAAGAAGCCGACCGATAAGAAGATGCTAATGAAGAAATCAAATGAAGAAGATGGCAACGAAGAAGAACAACACAAGATTGAGTCTCTTATCCCAGCTATGACTCtagatgaattcttcaaaaaatATGGGATATCATTGGACGAAAACGATGAAGAATATGAATATGATAATGATGATCACAATCCAAGTGTTGGGGATAGTAGTGACAGTCAACACG TGATATTCGAAATAGGTACTAAAAGGAAAAAAGCTCGTGGTCCCACCCAACTCAAGCATATTCATGCCATGGAGACTCCAATAGAGTTAACATGGTACAATGGCAGACCCATAGGCCCAACAAAGACACAAGTTCAACTATTTAGTCGGTTCTTGGGCACACTTGCAAGAAACTCTAATTTGGTCACCTTATTATATACTAATTGGCAAGCTGTGTCAAGTGAGACTAAAACTTCAATGTTGGATTATGCAAAG TCTAAATATAACATTCCTAGTGATGCTGAGCCTTGGGTGATAGATACCATCGGAGAAGCATGGAAGCAATTTAAGAAACGCATAAAAAAATGTCACTATACACCATACAGCTCATTCAGAGAGATGATGAAAAATCGTCCAATGACTATACCTGAActgcattttcgaaaattagttcaattttggAGGCTTGATATCAGCAAA GTTATTTCTGACATAAATCGTGAAAACAGATCCAAGCAAAAATGGAATCATCGAATGGGTCCAGTTAGTTTTGAGTTA CGTGCAAAGAAAGAGGACAACGAAGATCCATCACAAGCTGAGATGTTTGTTGTAACTCGTACAAACAAAAAAGGAGAGACTGATTCAGGAACACAAGAGACGATT GATCATATTCAAAATTTGAAACAAGCAGGATACAGTGATGATGATGCAGTTCAAACAGTTTTTGGAAAGGAAAGACATGGTAGAGTTCGTTTCTATGGTCGATCAGTCACAAAATCCTCTCTTAAAAAGGATAAGCAGATCCGACAAATGCAACAACAACATACTGAAGTGTTTTCAACTATGGAGAAAAATCAAACTAACTTAACTTCCAAGTTGGATGGTTTAACAAACTTGATTAAAACGTTGTTGCAACAAGTCAATCCTGGTATGAGTGCAGAACAAGTGCAAGTAATGATAGAAGCCGCCCAACAATCTCCACCTGATGCGAGTAGTGCACCAAATGATGCGCGGCGAAGCATTCCTCCTTCACTTGGATCGAACCATGTATCAAAGGATTTCGAA caGGAAGACATGATGTGA
- the LOC112715622 gene encoding uncharacterized protein isoform X2, which produces MASQNEGTKQMNSEGNPKRKRLRTLSQIESQRSPLKMRSPVKNSGKIQFTSAYALLKQFQIKREHVLAVCGDSSKHETRKKGKMSTKKVTRVGDEGQSKMPTKKITNNKDKVINEDEGQIKMPTKKSIEENHVVNMKANEHEALGGKKLTRKKVPMKNSKAEDGKANMNSNDGDGQSKKPTDKKMLMKKSNEEDGNEEEQHKIESLIPAMTLDEFFKKYGISLDENDEEYEYDNDDHNPSVGDSSDSQHVIFEIGTKRKKARGPTQLKHIHAMETPIELTWYNGRPIGPTKTQVQLFSRFLGTLARNSNLVTLLYTNWQAVSSETKTSMLDYAKSKYNIPSDAEPWVIDTIGEAWKQFKKRIKKCHYTPYSSFREMMKNRPMTIPELHFRKLVQFWRLDISKVISDINRENRSKQKWNHRMGPVSFELVRAELRAKKEDNEDPSQAEMFVVTRTNKKGETDSGTQETIDHIQNLKQAGYSDDDAVQTVFGKERHGRVRFYGRSVTKSSLKKDKQIRQMQQQHTEVFSTMEKNQTNLTSKLDGLTNLIKTLLQQVNPGMSAEQVQVMIEAAQQSPPDASSAPNDARRSIPPSLGSNHVSKDFEEDMM; this is translated from the exons GATGAACAGTGAAGGAAATCCCAAAAGAAAAAGGCTCAGGACCCTTTCACAAATAGAGTCACAAAGAAGTCCCTTGAAGATGAGGAGTCCAgtaaaaaattcaggaaaaattCAATTCACAAGTGCTTATGCATTGCTGAAACAATTTCAAATCAAAAGGGAACATGTTCTAGCTGTATGTGGGGATAGTAGCAAACATGAGACAAGGAAAAAGGGCAAGATGTCAACAAAGAAGGTGACAAGAGTTGGCGATGAAGGTCAAAGCAAAATGCCAACCAAGAAGATAACAAACAACAAGGACAAGGTGATCAATGAAGATGAGGGTCAAATCAAGATGCCAACGAAGAAATCCATAGAAGAAAATCATGTAGTCAATATGAAAGCCAATGAACATGAGGCCCTAGGTGGGAAGAAGCTGACTAGGAAGAAGGTGCCAATGAAGAATTCAAAGGCGGAAGATGGTAAAGCCAATATGAATTCCAATGACGGTGACGGTCAAAGCAAGAAGCCGACCGATAAGAAGATGCTAATGAAGAAATCAAATGAAGAAGATGGCAACGAAGAAGAACAACACAAGATTGAGTCTCTTATCCCAGCTATGACTCtagatgaattcttcaaaaaatATGGGATATCATTGGACGAAAACGATGAAGAATATGAATATGATAATGATGATCACAATCCAAGTGTTGGGGATAGTAGTGACAGTCAACACG TGATATTCGAAATAGGTACTAAAAGGAAAAAAGCTCGTGGTCCCACCCAACTCAAGCATATTCATGCCATGGAGACTCCAATAGAGTTAACATGGTACAATGGCAGACCCATAGGCCCAACAAAGACACAAGTTCAACTATTTAGTCGGTTCTTGGGCACACTTGCAAGAAACTCTAATTTGGTCACCTTATTATATACTAATTGGCAAGCTGTGTCAAGTGAGACTAAAACTTCAATGTTGGATTATGCAAAG TCTAAATATAACATTCCTAGTGATGCTGAGCCTTGGGTGATAGATACCATCGGAGAAGCATGGAAGCAATTTAAGAAACGCATAAAAAAATGTCACTATACACCATACAGCTCATTCAGAGAGATGATGAAAAATCGTCCAATGACTATACCTGAActgcattttcgaaaattagttcaattttggAGGCTTGATATCAGCAAA GTTATTTCTGACATAAATCGTGAAAACAGATCCAAGCAAAAATGGAATCATCGAATGGGTCCAGTTAGTTTTGAGTTAGTGCGGGCTGAATTG CGTGCAAAGAAAGAGGACAACGAAGATCCATCACAAGCTGAGATGTTTGTTGTAACTCGTACAAACAAAAAAGGAGAGACTGATTCAGGAACACAAGAGACGATT GATCATATTCAAAATTTGAAACAAGCAGGATACAGTGATGATGATGCAGTTCAAACAGTTTTTGGAAAGGAAAGACATGGTAGAGTTCGTTTCTATGGTCGATCAGTCACAAAATCCTCTCTTAAAAAGGATAAGCAGATCCGACAAATGCAACAACAACATACTGAAGTGTTTTCAACTATGGAGAAAAATCAAACTAACTTAACTTCCAAGTTGGATGGTTTAACAAACTTGATTAAAACGTTGTTGCAACAAGTCAATCCTGGTATGAGTGCAGAACAAGTGCAAGTAATGATAGAAGCCGCCCAACAATCTCCACCTGATGCGAGTAGTGCACCAAATGATGCGCGGCGAAGCATTCCTCCTTCACTTGGATCGAACCATGTATCAAAGGATTTCGAA GAAGACATGATGTGA
- the LOC112715622 gene encoding uncharacterized protein isoform X3, with amino-acid sequence MASQNEGTKQMNSEGNPKRKRLRTLSQIESQRSPLKMRSPVKNSGKIQFTSAYALLKQFQIKREHVLAVCGDSSKHETRKKGKMSTKKVTRVGDEGQSKMPTKKITNNKDKVINEDEGQIKMPTKKSIEENHVVNMKANEHEALGGKKLTRKKVPMKNSKAEDGKANMNSNDGDGQSKKPTDKKMLMKKSNEEDGNEEEQHKIESLIPAMTLDEFFKKYGISLDENDEEYEYDNDDHNPSVGDSSDSQHGTKRKKARGPTQLKHIHAMETPIELTWYNGRPIGPTKTQVQLFSRFLGTLARNSNLVTLLYTNWQAVSSETKTSMLDYAKSKYNIPSDAEPWVIDTIGEAWKQFKKRIKKCHYTPYSSFREMMKNRPMTIPELHFRKLVQFWRLDISKVISDINRENRSKQKWNHRMGPVSFELVRAELRAKKEDNEDPSQAEMFVVTRTNKKGETDSGTQETIDHIQNLKQAGYSDDDAVQTVFGKERHGRVRFYGRSVTKSSLKKDKQIRQMQQQHTEVFSTMEKNQTNLTSKLDGLTNLIKTLLQQVNPGMSAEQVQVMIEAAQQSPPDASSAPNDARRSIPPSLGSNHVSKDFEQEDMM; translated from the exons GATGAACAGTGAAGGAAATCCCAAAAGAAAAAGGCTCAGGACCCTTTCACAAATAGAGTCACAAAGAAGTCCCTTGAAGATGAGGAGTCCAgtaaaaaattcaggaaaaattCAATTCACAAGTGCTTATGCATTGCTGAAACAATTTCAAATCAAAAGGGAACATGTTCTAGCTGTATGTGGGGATAGTAGCAAACATGAGACAAGGAAAAAGGGCAAGATGTCAACAAAGAAGGTGACAAGAGTTGGCGATGAAGGTCAAAGCAAAATGCCAACCAAGAAGATAACAAACAACAAGGACAAGGTGATCAATGAAGATGAGGGTCAAATCAAGATGCCAACGAAGAAATCCATAGAAGAAAATCATGTAGTCAATATGAAAGCCAATGAACATGAGGCCCTAGGTGGGAAGAAGCTGACTAGGAAGAAGGTGCCAATGAAGAATTCAAAGGCGGAAGATGGTAAAGCCAATATGAATTCCAATGACGGTGACGGTCAAAGCAAGAAGCCGACCGATAAGAAGATGCTAATGAAGAAATCAAATGAAGAAGATGGCAACGAAGAAGAACAACACAAGATTGAGTCTCTTATCCCAGCTATGACTCtagatgaattcttcaaaaaatATGGGATATCATTGGACGAAAACGATGAAGAATATGAATATGATAATGATGATCACAATCCAAGTGTTGGGGATAGTAGTGACAGTCAACACG GTACTAAAAGGAAAAAAGCTCGTGGTCCCACCCAACTCAAGCATATTCATGCCATGGAGACTCCAATAGAGTTAACATGGTACAATGGCAGACCCATAGGCCCAACAAAGACACAAGTTCAACTATTTAGTCGGTTCTTGGGCACACTTGCAAGAAACTCTAATTTGGTCACCTTATTATATACTAATTGGCAAGCTGTGTCAAGTGAGACTAAAACTTCAATGTTGGATTATGCAAAG TCTAAATATAACATTCCTAGTGATGCTGAGCCTTGGGTGATAGATACCATCGGAGAAGCATGGAAGCAATTTAAGAAACGCATAAAAAAATGTCACTATACACCATACAGCTCATTCAGAGAGATGATGAAAAATCGTCCAATGACTATACCTGAActgcattttcgaaaattagttcaattttggAGGCTTGATATCAGCAAA GTTATTTCTGACATAAATCGTGAAAACAGATCCAAGCAAAAATGGAATCATCGAATGGGTCCAGTTAGTTTTGAGTTAGTGCGGGCTGAATTG CGTGCAAAGAAAGAGGACAACGAAGATCCATCACAAGCTGAGATGTTTGTTGTAACTCGTACAAACAAAAAAGGAGAGACTGATTCAGGAACACAAGAGACGATT GATCATATTCAAAATTTGAAACAAGCAGGATACAGTGATGATGATGCAGTTCAAACAGTTTTTGGAAAGGAAAGACATGGTAGAGTTCGTTTCTATGGTCGATCAGTCACAAAATCCTCTCTTAAAAAGGATAAGCAGATCCGACAAATGCAACAACAACATACTGAAGTGTTTTCAACTATGGAGAAAAATCAAACTAACTTAACTTCCAAGTTGGATGGTTTAACAAACTTGATTAAAACGTTGTTGCAACAAGTCAATCCTGGTATGAGTGCAGAACAAGTGCAAGTAATGATAGAAGCCGCCCAACAATCTCCACCTGATGCGAGTAGTGCACCAAATGATGCGCGGCGAAGCATTCCTCCTTCACTTGGATCGAACCATGTATCAAAGGATTTCGAA caGGAAGACATGATGTGA
- the LOC112715622 gene encoding uncharacterized protein isoform X5, with translation MNSEGNPKRKRLRTLSQIESQRSPLKMRSPVKNSGKIQFTSAYALLKQFQIKREHVLAVCGDSSKHETRKKGKMSTKKVTRVGDEGQSKMPTKKITNNKDKVINEDEGQIKMPTKKSIEENHVVNMKANEHEALGGKKLTRKKVPMKNSKAEDGKANMNSNDGDGQSKKPTDKKMLMKKSNEEDGNEEEQHKIESLIPAMTLDEFFKKYGISLDENDEEYEYDNDDHNPSVGDSSDSQHVIFEIGTKRKKARGPTQLKHIHAMETPIELTWYNGRPIGPTKTQVQLFSRFLGTLARNSNLVTLLYTNWQAVSSETKTSMLDYAKSKYNIPSDAEPWVIDTIGEAWKQFKKRIKKCHYTPYSSFREMMKNRPMTIPELHFRKLVQFWRLDISKVISDINRENRSKQKWNHRMGPVSFELVRAELRAKKEDNEDPSQAEMFVVTRTNKKGETDSGTQETIDHIQNLKQAGYSDDDAVQTVFGKERHGRVRFYGRSVTKSSLKKDKQIRQMQQQHTEVFSTMEKNQTNLTSKLDGLTNLIKTLLQQVNPGMSAEQVQVMIEAAQQSPPDASSAPNDARRSIPPSLGSNHVSKDFEQEDMM, from the exons ATGAACAGTGAAGGAAATCCCAAAAGAAAAAGGCTCAGGACCCTTTCACAAATAGAGTCACAAAGAAGTCCCTTGAAGATGAGGAGTCCAgtaaaaaattcaggaaaaattCAATTCACAAGTGCTTATGCATTGCTGAAACAATTTCAAATCAAAAGGGAACATGTTCTAGCTGTATGTGGGGATAGTAGCAAACATGAGACAAGGAAAAAGGGCAAGATGTCAACAAAGAAGGTGACAAGAGTTGGCGATGAAGGTCAAAGCAAAATGCCAACCAAGAAGATAACAAACAACAAGGACAAGGTGATCAATGAAGATGAGGGTCAAATCAAGATGCCAACGAAGAAATCCATAGAAGAAAATCATGTAGTCAATATGAAAGCCAATGAACATGAGGCCCTAGGTGGGAAGAAGCTGACTAGGAAGAAGGTGCCAATGAAGAATTCAAAGGCGGAAGATGGTAAAGCCAATATGAATTCCAATGACGGTGACGGTCAAAGCAAGAAGCCGACCGATAAGAAGATGCTAATGAAGAAATCAAATGAAGAAGATGGCAACGAAGAAGAACAACACAAGATTGAGTCTCTTATCCCAGCTATGACTCtagatgaattcttcaaaaaatATGGGATATCATTGGACGAAAACGATGAAGAATATGAATATGATAATGATGATCACAATCCAAGTGTTGGGGATAGTAGTGACAGTCAACACG TGATATTCGAAATAGGTACTAAAAGGAAAAAAGCTCGTGGTCCCACCCAACTCAAGCATATTCATGCCATGGAGACTCCAATAGAGTTAACATGGTACAATGGCAGACCCATAGGCCCAACAAAGACACAAGTTCAACTATTTAGTCGGTTCTTGGGCACACTTGCAAGAAACTCTAATTTGGTCACCTTATTATATACTAATTGGCAAGCTGTGTCAAGTGAGACTAAAACTTCAATGTTGGATTATGCAAAG TCTAAATATAACATTCCTAGTGATGCTGAGCCTTGGGTGATAGATACCATCGGAGAAGCATGGAAGCAATTTAAGAAACGCATAAAAAAATGTCACTATACACCATACAGCTCATTCAGAGAGATGATGAAAAATCGTCCAATGACTATACCTGAActgcattttcgaaaattagttcaattttggAGGCTTGATATCAGCAAA GTTATTTCTGACATAAATCGTGAAAACAGATCCAAGCAAAAATGGAATCATCGAATGGGTCCAGTTAGTTTTGAGTTAGTGCGGGCTGAATTG CGTGCAAAGAAAGAGGACAACGAAGATCCATCACAAGCTGAGATGTTTGTTGTAACTCGTACAAACAAAAAAGGAGAGACTGATTCAGGAACACAAGAGACGATT GATCATATTCAAAATTTGAAACAAGCAGGATACAGTGATGATGATGCAGTTCAAACAGTTTTTGGAAAGGAAAGACATGGTAGAGTTCGTTTCTATGGTCGATCAGTCACAAAATCCTCTCTTAAAAAGGATAAGCAGATCCGACAAATGCAACAACAACATACTGAAGTGTTTTCAACTATGGAGAAAAATCAAACTAACTTAACTTCCAAGTTGGATGGTTTAACAAACTTGATTAAAACGTTGTTGCAACAAGTCAATCCTGGTATGAGTGCAGAACAAGTGCAAGTAATGATAGAAGCCGCCCAACAATCTCCACCTGATGCGAGTAGTGCACCAAATGATGCGCGGCGAAGCATTCCTCCTTCACTTGGATCGAACCATGTATCAAAGGATTTCGAA caGGAAGACATGATGTGA